The proteins below are encoded in one region of Oncorhynchus nerka isolate Pitt River unplaced genomic scaffold, Oner_Uvic_2.0 unplaced_scaffold_4038, whole genome shotgun sequence:
- the LOC135566600 gene encoding 3-hydroxyacyl-CoA dehydrogenase type-2-like → MANIRSIKGMVGLVTGGASGLGRATVERLVQQGACAVILDLPSSDGHTLAASLGERCTFAPADVTSEADVRSAVELARQRFGKLDLAVNCAGIAVAVKTYNFKKDVPHSLEDFTRVITLLLPHELPGWSEPVASALRSAGCITFSLHFITFHYSTTV, encoded by the exons GGTATGGTTGGCCTGGTGACAGGCGGTGCTTCAGGGCTGGGCCGGGCTACCGTGGAGAGGTTGGTGCAGCAGGGGGCGTGTGCTGTCATTCTGGACCTTCCCTCTTCAGACGGACACACCCTGGCAGCCAGCCTCGGAGAACGCTGCACCTTTGCCCCCGCTGAC GTGACGTCGGAGGCAGATGTGCGTTCTGCGGTGGAGCTGGCCCGGCAGCGGTTTGGGAAGCTGGACCTGGCGGTGAACTGTGCTGGCATCGCCGTTGCCGTCAAGACTTATAACTTCAAAAAGGATGTTCCCCACAGTCTAGAAGACTTCACTAGAGTTATCACT CTACTGTTGCCTCATGAGCTTCCGGGTTGGAgtgagccggtcgcatccgcgcttcggtctgcaggttgtataactttttcattacatttcattacatttcattatagtacaacggtctga